The Mytilus trossulus isolate FHL-02 unplaced genomic scaffold, PNRI_Mtr1.1.1.hap1 h1tg000070l__unscaffolded, whole genome shotgun sequence genome window below encodes:
- the LOC134699434 gene encoding phospholipid scramblase 1-like isoform X2, with protein sequence MEEGIQERQKMSYAVIRPSNQQNSSYVPAKPTNKTESSSSTVSKQPVITTRRPPAFGQIVKKQVWVEEKPTIPGVLPGLQYLTSLDQVFVKQHIDMMEESDKWNRQLQGPDRGFNLRVLDNTSQEVMRFSREHICCGGCCCGYCESLRQVLTVEAPVGDVIGYVRQEFNKSGPCYSVRDAEDTIVYKITGPCCVCDCPCNRVRFPIVSADDTEEVGVISKNLGIENYFGDADTFGAKFPLDIDVKIKAVLLGAILLIDFSHFEQGQQHW encoded by the exons GTATTCAAGAAAGACAGAAAATGTCTTACGCAGTAATAAGACCTTCAAACCAACAGAATTCCTCATATGTTCCTGCAAAACCTACAAATAAAACAGAATCTTCATCCAGTACTGTTTCTAAGCAACCAGTGATAACTACCAGAAGACCCCCAG cttttgGTCAGATTGTAAAGAAACAAGTATGGGTAGAAGAAAAGCCGACCATTCCTGGTGTACTCCCGGGACTGCAGTACCTTACATCTCTGGATCAAGTTTTCGTCAAACAACATATTGACATGATGGAAG AGTCAGATAAATGGAATAGACAATTACAAGGACCGGACCGAGGATTCAATCTTCGTGTACTTGACAATACATCACAG gaggTTATGCGTTTCTCTAGAGAACACATATGCTGCGGTGGATGTTGTTGTGGTTATTGTGAAAGTCTTCGCCAAGTGCTGACCGTAGAGGCACCAGTCGGGGATGTAATTGGATATGTTCGACAGGA GTTTAACAAATCTGGACCTTGTTATTCAGTCAGAGATGCAGAAGACACCATCGTTTATAAGATTACTGGACCTTGCTGTGTATGTGACTGTCCCTGTAATAGAGTTAGATTTCCG ATAGTGTCAGCAGACGATACAGAGGAAGTAGGGGTAATCAGCAAAAATCTTGGTATAGAAAATTATTTCGGTGATGCTGATACGTTCGGTGCAAAGT TTCCACTAGATATTGATGTAAAAATCAAAGCCGTACTGCTTGGTGCAATTCTGTTGATT GACTTCAGCCATTTTGAACAAGGACAACAACACTGGTAA
- the LOC134699434 gene encoding phospholipid scramblase 1-like isoform X1 has product MEEGIQERQKMSYAVIRPSNQQNSSYVPAKPTNKTESSSSTVSKQPVITTRRPPAFGQIVKKQVWVEEKPTIPGVLPGLQYLTSLDQVFVKQHIDMMEATWEKANKYKILNNQSEQVYFVSEESDKWNRQLQGPDRGFNLRVLDNTSQEVMRFSREHICCGGCCCGYCESLRQVLTVEAPVGDVIGYVRQEFNKSGPCYSVRDAEDTIVYKITGPCCVCDCPCNRVRFPIVSADDTEEVGVISKNLGIENYFGDADTFGAKFPLDIDVKIKAVLLGAILLIDFSHFEQGQQHW; this is encoded by the exons GTATTCAAGAAAGACAGAAAATGTCTTACGCAGTAATAAGACCTTCAAACCAACAGAATTCCTCATATGTTCCTGCAAAACCTACAAATAAAACAGAATCTTCATCCAGTACTGTTTCTAAGCAACCAGTGATAACTACCAGAAGACCCCCAG cttttgGTCAGATTGTAAAGAAACAAGTATGGGTAGAAGAAAAGCCGACCATTCCTGGTGTACTCCCGGGACTGCAGTACCTTACATCTCTGGATCAAGTTTTCGTCAAACAACATATTGACATGATGGAAG CAACGTGGGAAAAagcaaacaagtacaaaatacTAAACAACCAAAGCGAACAAGTTTACTTTGTGTCTGAAG AGTCAGATAAATGGAATAGACAATTACAAGGACCGGACCGAGGATTCAATCTTCGTGTACTTGACAATACATCACAG gaggTTATGCGTTTCTCTAGAGAACACATATGCTGCGGTGGATGTTGTTGTGGTTATTGTGAAAGTCTTCGCCAAGTGCTGACCGTAGAGGCACCAGTCGGGGATGTAATTGGATATGTTCGACAGGA GTTTAACAAATCTGGACCTTGTTATTCAGTCAGAGATGCAGAAGACACCATCGTTTATAAGATTACTGGACCTTGCTGTGTATGTGACTGTCCCTGTAATAGAGTTAGATTTCCG ATAGTGTCAGCAGACGATACAGAGGAAGTAGGGGTAATCAGCAAAAATCTTGGTATAGAAAATTATTTCGGTGATGCTGATACGTTCGGTGCAAAGT TTCCACTAGATATTGATGTAAAAATCAAAGCCGTACTGCTTGGTGCAATTCTGTTGATT GACTTCAGCCATTTTGAACAAGGACAACAACACTGGTAA